A single genomic interval of Antechinus flavipes isolate AdamAnt ecotype Samford, QLD, Australia chromosome 1, AdamAnt_v2, whole genome shotgun sequence harbors:
- the LOC127545039 gene encoding olfactory receptor 10H2-like: MLGQNHTTVTEFILIGFSPFPQLQLPFFVLFLLMYLFTLLGNLLIMLAVWHEQSLHKPMYFFLCTLSISEISYTMAINPRMFADLVSTHHTISFWDCASQTFFTFAFGLTHCFLLTIMGYDRYVAICHPLHYNVLMNSQVCVWLVAFSWLSGIAMGLVITLPIFNLTFCGPNEIHYFFCNVPPLVKLACGDSLAVAIGIELLFIIVLLGCFLLILLSYVFIVATILKIPSAEGRRKAFSTCASHIIVVIIHYTFSSVVHFKSKALEALEGDTLMGISYSVLTPFLCPIIFSLRNKELKDALKKVFLKSLYPSRL, encoded by the coding sequence ATGCTGGGGCAAAACCATACCACAGTGACTGAATTTATCCTCATCGGATTCTCGCCATTCCCTCAACTTCAGCTGCCATTCTTTGTGCTCTTTCTGCTGATGTATTTATTCACACTTCTGGGCAACCTTCTCATCATGTTGGCTGTATGGCATGAACAAAGTCTTCACAAACCCATGTATTTCTTCCTGTGTACTCTTTCTATCTCAGAAATCTCTTACACAATGGCAATTAATCCCCGTATGTTTGCTGACCTGGTCTCCACTCACCACACCATCTCCTTCTGGGATTGTGCCAGCCAGACGTTTTTCACGTTTGCCTTTGGTCTCACTCACTGCTTCTTGCTCACTATCATGGGCTATGATCGCTACGTGGCCATTTGCCATCCCTTACACTACAATGTGCTTATGAACTCACAGGTTTGTGTTTGGCTGGTGGCCTTCTCATGGCTAAGCGGTATAGCCATGGGGCTAGTGATCACTCTTCCTATTTTCAACTTGACCTTCTGTGGACCTAATGAGATCCATTATTTCTTTTGCAATGTACCCCCGTTGGTGAAGCTAGCCTGTGGAGATTCCTTAGCAGTGGCAATAGGGATTGAGCTGCTTTTCATCATTGTCTTATTGGGTTGCTTTCTCCTTATCCTTCTATCTTATGTCTTTATTGTGGCCACCATCTTGAAGATTCCCTCAGCTGAGGGCCGACGCAAAGCCTTCTCCACCTGTGCCTCCCACATTATTGTGGTGATTATACACTATACTTTTTCTTCTGTTGTACACTTCAAATCAAAGGCCTTAGAAGCCCTGGAAGGAGATACCCTGATGGGCATTTCCTACAGTGTTCTCACCCCCTTTCTGTGCCCCATCATCTTTAGCCTGAGAAATAAGGAACTAAAGGATGCTCTGAAGAAAGTGTTTCTCAAGAGCTTGTACCCCTCAAGACTTTAA